A DNA window from Drosophila pseudoobscura strain MV-25-SWS-2005 chromosome 2, UCI_Dpse_MV25, whole genome shotgun sequence contains the following coding sequences:
- the Cht5 gene encoding endochitinase, with amino-acid sequence MVHQHGMLPLPLLLLLGVLCGWPCVILASDQPARIVCYFSNWAVYRPGIGRYGLEDVPADLCTHLIYSFIGVEEKSWDVLVIDPDLDVDQEGFSKFTQLKKTHPKLKLQIAVGGWAEGGSKYSQMVAVRERRQSFIRSVIQFMRQYNFDGFDLDWEYPGATDRGGTFGDKDKFLYFVQELRRAFDREGRGWEITMAVPVAKFRLQEGYHVPELCELLDAIHAMTYDLRGNWAGFADTHSPLYKRKHDQYAYERLNVNDGLALWEEMGCPANKLVVGIPFYGRTFTLSNSNKNYNMGTYINKEAGGGAPGPYTNASGFLAYYEICTEVMDKSKGWTVEWDEAGMVPFTYKDTQWVGYENEASVQIKMDFIKQRGYAGAMTWAIDMDDFHGLCGRKNGLMQILYDNMRGYRVPEPTRETTPRPEWAKPPATSPNPDEGPVLQSETTTRKPKPKPKPTSGPLSTTSAPAPALTSTTQKTTTKKPKKPKKTTTTTTTTTSAPEKFTEEPEIVVDPEQKPGEPQFDPSEIDCTNRDFVPHPNCRKYFRCVHGKPVEFECKEGTAFHTVLNVCDWIENSDRYYCTRIKQKKRGNEAH; translated from the exons ATGG TGCATCAACACGGaatgttgccgctgccgctgctgctgctgctgggcgtgCTATGTGGCTGGCCTTGTGTGATCCTGGCCAGCGATCAGCCGGCTCGCATTGTCTGCTACTTCAGCAACTGGGCAGTGTACCGTCCGGGCATCGGACGCTACGGCCTGGAGGATGTGCCCGCCGATCTCTGTACGCATCTCATCTACTCCTTCATAGGCGTGGAGGAGAAGAGCTGGGATGTGCTGGTGATCGATCCCGACTTGGATGTGGACCAGGAGGGTTTCAGCAAGTTCACGCAGCTGAAGAAGACCCATCCcaagctgaagctgcagaTAGCCGTCGGCGGCTGGGCCGAGGGTGGCTCGAAATACTCGCAAATGGTGGCTGTCCGGGAGCGTCGCCAGAGCTTCATCCGCAGCGTGATCCAGTTCATGAGGCAGTACAACTTTGATGGCTTCGACTTGGACTGGGAGTACCCGGGGGCCACCGATCGGGGCGGCACCTTCGGGGACAAGGACAAGTTCCTGTACTTTGTCCAGGAGCTGCGACGCGCCTTCGATCGGGAGGGACGCGGCTGGGAGATCACCATGGCAGTGCCGGTGGCCAAGTTCAGGCTGCAGGAGGGCTACCACGTTCCGGAGCTCTGCGA ATTGTTGGATGCCATTCATGCCATGACCTATGACCTGCGCGGAAACTGGGCCGGTTTCGCCGATACACACAGTCCGCTCTACAAGCGCAAGCATGACCAGTACGCCTACGAGCGCCTCAATGTG AATGACGGCCTCGCGCTGTGGGAGGAGATGGGCTGCCCGGCGAACAAGCTGGTGGTCGGCATTCCGTTCTACGGACGCACCTTCACGCTGAGCAACTCCAACAAGAACTACAACATGGGGACGTACATCAACAAGGAGGCGGGTGGCGGGGCGCCAGGTCCCTACACAAATGCCAGTGGCTTCCTGGCGTACTACGAGATATGCACGGAGGTGATGGACAAGTCGAAGGGCTGGACCGTGGAGTGGGATGAGGCCGGCATGGTGCCCTTCACCTACAAGGACACCCAGTGGGTGGGCTACGAGAACGAGGCCTCGGTGCAGATCAAAATGGACTTTATCAAGCAGCGGGGCTATGCGGGCGCCATGACCTGGGCCATCGACATGGACGACTTCCACGGACTCTGCGGCCGCAAGAACGGGCTCATGCAAATACTCTACGACAACATGAGGGGCTATCGAGTGCCGGAGCCAACACGGGAGACGACGCCGCGG CCAGAGTGGGCGAAGCCGCCCGCCACTTCGCCCAATCCGGACGAGGGCCCGGTGCTGCAGAGTGAGACGACGACGcggaaaccgaaaccgaagccAAAACCAACTTCAGGCCCACTCAGCACAACGTCAGCGCCGGCGCCAGCCCTGACCAGCACCACCCAGAAGACAACCACAAAG AAACCGAAGAAGCCCAAGAagacaaccacaaccacaaccacaacaacgTCTGCTCCGGAGAAGTTTACGGAGGAGCCCGAAATAGTTGTCGACCCTGAACAGAAGCCAGGGGAGCCGCAGTTCGATCCCAGCGAAATCGATTGCACCAATCGCGATTTTGTGCCGCATCCAAACTGCCGAAAG TATTTCCGCTGTGTCCATGGCAAGCCCGTGGAGTTCGAGTGCAAGGAGGGGACGGCATTCCACACGGTCCTGAATGTCTGCGATTGGATCGAGAACAGCGATCGGTATTATTGCACCCGAATCAAGCAGAAAAAGCGGGGCAATGAAGCCCACTAA